The candidate division WOR-3 bacterium genomic interval ATTTATATCCACCTTATGGTAATGGAATTTGGTTTTATTACGATACATTAAATCATCGGATGATTTTAGAATGGGACAGTGTTCATTATTATAATCCAAGAGAACAATGGGATAAGTTTCAGATAATTATTTATGATACAAGTATTCAAACACCGACCGGTGATAATGTAATTAAATTTCAATATCTGACAGCAAATAATTATTTTTCTAATACGGTTGGTATTGAGGACCAGACGAATACGATAGGAATTTGTGCGGTTTACAACAATAGTTATCATCGGGCATCAGCACAATTACAGCCAAGAAGAGCAATTAAATTCGTTACCGGTCCACCTTTACCAAGTGTAATATATGAAGTTTCTCTAAAGAGATTAAATAATAAAAAAGAATTACCTACTATTTTAAACAGCATTTCAGTATATTTTCCTCAAAGGTCAAAAATAATCATTTATGATATAAGTGGAAAGAAAATATGGGAATTAAAAAGCAAAGAGAAAATAATAACAAAACTTTCTAAAGGTGTCTATTTTATAAAAACTGAAAGAGAAAAATATAAAATTATTATAATAAATTAAAAATAATATTAAAAGGGGCGCTTTTAGCGCCCCTTTTGCCAACCAGATTTTGGTATCCTATTAGCACAGGAGAGACCACAACTCATTATAAATTTAAGCAATTTTTATACCAAAAATTTATTGGTTT includes:
- a CDS encoding T9SS type A sorting domain-containing protein encodes the protein LYPPYGNGIWFYYDTLNHRMILEWDSVHYYNPREQWDKFQIIIYDTSIQTPTGDNVIKFQYLTANNYFSNTVGIEDQTNTIGICAVYNNSYHRASAQLQPRRAIKFVTGPPLPSVIYEVSLKRLNNKKELPTILNSISVYFPQRSKIIIYDISGKKIWELKSKEKIITKLSKGVYFIKTEREKYKIIIIN